The Streptococcus viridans genome contains the following window.
ATCTGAAATTGCTGGTTATCTCCTTCAAGATATCGAAAAGAACACAGTGCCATTTGCCTGGAACTTTGACGATACAGAAAAAGAGCCAACTGTTTTGCCTGCAGCCTTTCCAAACCTCTTGGTCAATGGGGCTACAGGGATTTCAGCTGGTTATGCGACAGATATTCCGCCCCATAACCTTGCTGAAGTCATCGATGCGGTGGTCTACATGATCGACCATCCTTCTGCTAAGGTAGACAAACTCATGGAGTTTCTTCCTGGACCTGATTTCCCGACCGGTGCCATTATCCAAGGGCGCGATGAGATTAAGAAAGCCTATGAAACTGGTAAGGGACGGGTGGTTGTCCGCTCTAAGACAGAGATCGAGCAGCTCAAAGGTGGCAAGCAGCAAATCGTCGTCACTGAGATTCCTTATGAGATCAACAAGGCCGTCTTGGTCAAGAAGATCGACGATGTTCGTGTCAATAACAAGGTGGCCGGTATTGCAGAAGTTCGGGATGAGTCTGACCGGGATGGTCTTCGCATTGCCATTGAGTTGAAGAAAGATGCCAATGCAGATCTAATCTTGAACTACTTGTTCAAGTACACAGATTTACAGGTCAACTACAACTTCAATATGGTGGCAATTGACAACTATACCCCTCGTCAAGTTGGGATTCTACCGATTTTATCAAGCTACATTGCTCACCGTCGAGATATCATTGTCGCTCGCTCTCGCTTTGACAAGGAAAAGGCCGAACGACGCCTCCACATTGTAGAGGGATTGATCCGCGTCATCTCCATCCTTGATGAAGTCATCGCCTTAATCCGTGCTTCTGATAACAAGGCAGATGCTAAGGAAAACCTTAAGATCAGCTATGATTTCACAGAAGAGCAAGCAGAAGCCATTGTCACCTTGCAATTGTACCGTTTGACCAATACAGATATCGTCACCTTGGAAGAAGAGCATGCTAACCTCAAGGAGCAAATCGCGACCTTGGCTGCTATCATAGGGGATGAACGGACCATGTTCAATCTCATGAAGAAGGAATTGCGTGAAGTCAAGAAGCTCTTTGGCAATCCGCGTCGTAGTGAGCTACAAGACACTGCTAAAACAATTGAGATTGATACAGCCAGCCTCATTGTCGAAGAAGAAACCTACGTTAGCGTGACCCGTGCTGGTTATATCAAACGGACCTCTCCTCGTTCTTTCAATGCATCTACAGTGGAGGAAGTAGGTAAGCGGGACGACGATGAATTGATTTTCGTAGAGCCTGCTAAGACTACCCAGCATCTCTTGCTCTTTACCAACTTAGGAAATGCCATTTATCGACCTGTTCATGAATTAGCAGATACCAAGTGGAAGGACATCGGCGAACACCTCAGTCAGACCTTGACCAATTTTGAGCAGGAAGAAGAAATACTTTTTGCGGAGATTGTGGATCAGTTTGAGGGTGTGACCTACTTTGCAGCTACCCAACAAGGACAAATCAAGCGCTTTGAACGCAAGGAATTGAGCCCATGGCGGACCTACCGCTCCAAATCAACGAAGTACGCTAAGCTGAAAGACCAAGAGGACCGTATCGTAGCGGTTGCACCAGTTGTCCTCGAGGACATCATGATCATTACCCAAAATGGCTATGGTCTGCGCTTCAATATTGAAGAGGTGCCAGTAGTTGGGGCTAAAGCAGCAGGAGTCAAAGCTATTAACCTGAAAGATGGAGATCAAGTGATAGCTGTCTTTAAGTCAACGACTCCAAGCATGTACATTCTGACCCAGCGAGGCAGTTTGAAACGGATGTCCCAGGACGATATTCCAGTGACCAGCCGGGCTAAACGCGGACTTCAAGTCTTACGTGAATTGAAGTCTAAACCACACCGCGTCTTCAAGGCAGGTCCAGTCTTCACGGACCAAGTTGATTTTGATCTCTTCACGAGCCAGGAAGAAGTAGCAGAGCAGGATCAAATCCTTCAGATTACCTCCACTACAGGTCAGGTGACAGAAGTGGATGTTACCCAACTCAACTTATCAGAACGAACTAGCAATGGTTCCTTTGTCAATGATCAAATTTCTGATCAAGAAGTCTTTACTGCTAGAATCGAATAAAAACAAAATTAGCCAGTTTATGGCTAATTTTGTTTGCTCGATAAATTTTCTGAAAATTGCAAATTTCACTTGAAATTCTCATGAAATGGTGTAAAATAGAGTACATGAATAAAGTCATCCTTTGTGGTGGCTCTTGCTATTTAGCAAGTCTTGAATGGAAGAAGGATAACAGACATGACAGTATCACTTGATTGGGAAAATCTTGGATTTTCTTATATGAAATTACCTTACCGCTATATCGCCTATTACCGCAATGGTGCTTGGGAAAAAGGAGAACTATCCGAAGATGCTACACTTCATATTTCGGAATCTTCTCCAAGTTTGCACTATGGACAGCAAGCTTTCGAGGGGCTGAAAGCTTACCGTACAAAAGATGGCAGTATTCAATTGTTCCGTCCAGATGAAAATGCCAAACGCCTGCAACGGACTGCTGATCGTCTTTTGATGCCTCAAGTTCCAACGGATATGTTTGTTGAAGCTTGTAAAGCAGTAGTGCGTGCCAATGAAGAATATGTCCCACCGTATGGAACAGGTGGAACCCTCTATCTTCGTCCGCTTTTGATTGGAGTCGGAGATATCATTGGAGTGAAGCCAGCAGAAGAATACATCTTTACGATCTTTGCTATGCCAGTAGGAAACTACTTCAAGGGCGGCTTGGTTCCAACCAACTTCTTAATCCAAGACGAATATGACCGGGCAGCTCCTCATGGGACGGGTGCAGCGAAAGTCGGTGGAAAC
Protein-coding sequences here:
- the parC gene encoding DNA topoisomerase IV subunit A — encoded protein: MSNIQNMSLEDIMGERFGRYSKYIIQERALPDIRDGLKPVQRRILYSMNKDGNTHDKGYRKSAKSVGNIMGNFHPHGDSSIYDAMVRMSQDWKNREILVEMHGNNGSMDGDPPAAMRYTEARLSEIAGYLLQDIEKNTVPFAWNFDDTEKEPTVLPAAFPNLLVNGATGISAGYATDIPPHNLAEVIDAVVYMIDHPSAKVDKLMEFLPGPDFPTGAIIQGRDEIKKAYETGKGRVVVRSKTEIEQLKGGKQQIVVTEIPYEINKAVLVKKIDDVRVNNKVAGIAEVRDESDRDGLRIAIELKKDANADLILNYLFKYTDLQVNYNFNMVAIDNYTPRQVGILPILSSYIAHRRDIIVARSRFDKEKAERRLHIVEGLIRVISILDEVIALIRASDNKADAKENLKISYDFTEEQAEAIVTLQLYRLTNTDIVTLEEEHANLKEQIATLAAIIGDERTMFNLMKKELREVKKLFGNPRRSELQDTAKTIEIDTASLIVEEETYVSVTRAGYIKRTSPRSFNASTVEEVGKRDDDELIFVEPAKTTQHLLLFTNLGNAIYRPVHELADTKWKDIGEHLSQTLTNFEQEEEILFAEIVDQFEGVTYFAATQQGQIKRFERKELSPWRTYRSKSTKYAKLKDQEDRIVAVAPVVLEDIMIITQNGYGLRFNIEEVPVVGAKAAGVKAINLKDGDQVIAVFKSTTPSMYILTQRGSLKRMSQDDIPVTSRAKRGLQVLRELKSKPHRVFKAGPVFTDQVDFDLFTSQEEVAEQDQILQITSTTGQVTEVDVTQLNLSERTSNGSFVNDQISDQEVFTARIE
- a CDS encoding branched-chain amino acid aminotransferase yields the protein MTVSLDWENLGFSYMKLPYRYIAYYRNGAWEKGELSEDATLHISESSPSLHYGQQAFEGLKAYRTKDGSIQLFRPDENAKRLQRTADRLLMPQVPTDMFVEACKAVVRANEEYVPPYGTGGTLYLRPLLIGVGDIIGVKPAEEYIFTIFAMPVGNYFKGGLVPTNFLIQDEYDRAAPHGTGAAKVGGNYAASLLPGKLAKSRNFSDVIYLDPATHTKIEEVGSANFFGITADNEFVTPLSPSILPSITKYSLLYLAEHRLGLKPIEGDVPIDNLDRFVEAGACGTAAVISPIGGVQHGDNFHVFYSETEVGPITRKLYDELTGIQFGDIEAPEGWIFKVTE